The region GCTGATCGTCGTCGGACCCAAAAAACTGCCCCAGGGCCTGGAACAGCTCTGGCTGGCCATTGAAAACTTCCGCCGCCAGCAGAATAACCTGCCCCCCAAGACCCTGGCCGAAGCCCGCCGGGACTGGAAGCGCAGTGGCAGTCCCTTCTACGCGCTCATCGGCGGCCTGTACCAGGGTGCCGAGCACCTGGAGGAACTGCGCCGCCGGCTCATGGCCGCCGCCATCGTCATGATCGTCACCATTATCGGGAGCCTCTTCTTCGTCGAGAAAATCTTCAACATCCTCAAGCGGCCGGCCGGCAACATCCAGCTCATCTTCGTGCGGCCGCCGGAAATGATCCTCACCTGGTTCAAGGTCGGCCTGCTGTGCGGCTTTGTGCTGGCCATCCCCGTCCTGGTCTATGAGCTGATGGCCTTCATCTACCCTGCCATGGAAACGCCCAAGGAAAAGCGCGGGTTCAAGATATTCGCCTTCTTCGCCATTCCCAGCGCATTCCTGTTCTTCGTGGGGGGCATCGCCTTCGCATACTTTGTCCTGCTCCCCTTCGCCCTGCGCTACCTGTTCTCCTTCGGCAGTCAGCTCGCCACGCCCTGGTGGACCATCAGCGAATATACCAATTTCGTGCTCACCCTCTTATTCTGGATGGGGGTGACCTTTGAGACCCCGCTCATCATGCTGGTGCTGGCCAAGATGGGCATCGTGGACGCCAAACAGTTGGCTTCCAAGCGCAAGTACGCGGTGGTCATCATCGCTATCGCCGCGGCGATTATCACCCCCACCCCGGACCCCTTTAATATGGCGCTGGTGATGGGGCCGCTGTTACTGCTCTTCGAGCTGGGCATCCTGCTGGCGCGGCTGGTGCGCAACCCCATTCGCCGTCCAGCGAAAGAGCCGGCCAGTGAGCCGGCCGGGCAGTGAAGCTCACCCGAACGATCGCAGACCATCCATCGCAGAGAAAGGAGACCGTTTCAATGACGAAACCACAACAGCCAGAGAGGGCACGCGTGCTCATCATGGGAGCCGCCGGCCGGGACTTCCACAACTTCAACGTCTTTTTCCGCCAGAACCCGGCCTATGAGGTCGTGGCCTTCACCGCCACGCAGATCCCGAACATCGAAGGCCGGCGCTATCCCCCCGAACTGGCCGGCCCACTCTATCCCCAGGGCATCCCCATCTACCCGGAAGAGTCGCTGGTGGAGCTGATCCGCGAGAAGCACATCCACCTGGTCGTCTTCGCTTACTCCGACGTCTCGCACGAGTATGTCATGCACCGCGCCTCAGCGGCGCTGGCCGCCGGCGCCGATTTTCTCCTGCTCGGGCCGGCATCCACCGCCCTGAAAGCCCGGGTACCGGTCATCTCCGTCTGCGCGGTGCGCACGGGAAGCGGCAAAAGCCAGACCACCCGCCGCGTGTGCGACATCCTGCGAGCCGCCGGCAAGCGCGTCGTCGTCATCCGCCACCCCATGCCCTACGGAGACCTGGTGCGCCAAACCTGCCAGCGCTTTGCCACATATGAGGATCTGGACCTCCATGAATGCACTATCGAGGAGCGCGAGGAATATGAGCCGCACCTCCGGCGCGGCATCGTGGTGTATGCCGGCGTGGACTATGAACAAATCCTGCGCCAGGCAGAACAGGAGGCGGATATCATCATCTGGGACGGCGGCAACAACGACCTGCCCTTCTATCAGACCGACCTGCACATCGTCGTGGCGGACCCGCACCGCCCCGGCCATGAGCTGAGTTATCACCCCGGCGAGGCCAATCTGCGCATGGCAAACGTGGTGGTGCTCAACAAAATTGACACGGCAGATATGGCCGCCGTCAACCTGGTGCGGGAACACGTGCGCCAGGTCAACCCCACCGCGACGCTGGTCGAAGCCGCATCGCCCATCTTTGTCGAACGGCCGGAGGAGATCGCCGGCAAACGCGTGCTGGTGGTCGAGGATGGCCCCACCCTGACGCACGGCGAGATGTCCTACGGCGCCGGCTATATCGCCGCGCTGAAATACGGCGCCGCAGAAATCGTTGACCCCCGGCCCTATGCTGTCGGCTCCATCTTGGAAACCTACCGCAAGTATCCGAAGACGGGGAAGGTCCTGCCGGCGATGGGCTACGGCCGCCAGCAGATTCAGGAGCTGGAGGCCACCATCAACGCCGCGCCTGTAGACCTGGTGCTCATCGGTACACCCATTGATCTGCGCCGGCTGATCACCATCCGCCATCCCAGCGACCGGGTCTATTACGAACTGCAGGAAATCGGCCGGCCAACCCTGGACGAGGTGCTCGCCCCCTTCCTGCGGTAAACCCTGCATCCACCAGGTGACAGCCGCCGCTACGGCGGCTGTCACCTGCCCTGACCCACGCCGCCTTTTGACATCCCCTCCATCATCCTTTACAATACCCATACCGTTCCGAACCGCTGTGATGGGAGAGAAAGAAAGTCCATGCCTGGGAACGCCCCGTTCACCCGCAACTTATCCGCCGGCTGGCGCAAACTGGCCATCCTGACGCTCACCGCCGGCCTCCTGCTCTTTGCCCTGTTCGCGGCCGCCGGCGCCCTCGCACAGCCCTCCGCGCGCATCGTGCTGGAGCCGCAGACAATGGAATTTCGCCGACTGGGCCTCACCCGCACCCTGGAAATTCACATTCAGGACGTCCCTGCCCTCGTCGCGGCCGATGTGTATCTGTCCTTCGACCCGGCGCGTCTGCAGGTGGTGGACGCCGACCCGGCGGCCCCGGGCGTGCAGATCGCGCGCGGCACATTTCCCGACCCGGCGCGGGGCTTTGTCATCAACGCCGCCGATAACGAGCTGGGCCTCATCACTTACTGCGTGACCCTGCTCTCCGGCCCGCCGGCCTCCGGCAGTGGCCTCTTCGCCTCGGTGGCCTTTCAGGCCGTAGGCCCGGGCACCAGCGACATCGCAGTCATCACCCAGACCAATCATCTGACCCGCACCGGACTGTACGCGCCCGGCACACCCGACCCGGTGTTTATCCCGTTCGACATCGTCAACTCCACAGCATCCATCTGGCACCCTGCCATTCTGCCGCTGATTATGCGGTATTGATCGACAATCCTCAAGGGAAAAACCATCATGTCCTGGAACGCGCAACTGACCGAGCATGCAACGCCTCGTATGAGCATACGCCTTTCCGCCGCCGCATTCCTGCTCAGCCTGCTGTTCCTCGCCGGCACGGCCAGCGCGCTGGCGGACGGAGCGGAGATCTTCATCTCCCCGCCGGCCCAGGCTGTAGCCGTCGGCCAACAGGCCACCATCTCCATAGCAGCTAGGAACGTTCAAAACGCCTATGCCGCGCAGGTCACCCTGCGCTATGACCCGACCATCATCGAGGTGCTGTCCATCGAAGCGGGGAGCCTGTTCGCCGGCGGCTCGCCGGTCTCGCGCGTCGACAACGAGGGCGGAACGGCCCTCTTCGCCATCACACTGCTGAACCCCGCTCCGCCGGCCAATGGCGACGGCACCATCGCCGTCCTGACAGTGCGCGGCAAAATGGACGGCGGCACCGCCATCTCCCTGGAGGCGCTCATTTCCAACCCCCAGGGCATTGTCCTGCCATCCACGGCGCGCGGCGGAACCATTGACGTGGGGCAGATACTCGGGCCGACCTCCACCCCCCGCCCCACCTCCACCCCGCGTCCGACCTCGACCCCCCGCCCGCGCGTGACCGTGCCGCCGGCCACCGGCGGGCCTACCCCCGCCCCTGGGGCTACCCAGCCGCCGGCCCCGACGCCGGTACAGCCGACAGTTCCTGTCGTTCAGCCGCCGACGGCCCTGACGCCGGCAGTACCATCCCCTTCCGCGCCCGGCGCGTCCACCAGCGCGCCCACCGCCGGCACGACCGCGCCGCCGGCCGCAGGCGGGGCACCCGCGGCGCCGGCTCCCACCACCAACCCGGCCGCCGCCCCGCAGATATCCCCGACCGGCCCTGCCCCAGCCGGCGAGGCTTCCGCCAGCACGGAGACAACCCGCCCGCCCCTGCCGCCGGCGCTCTTCACCCTGCTGATGGCCGGCATCATCCTGGCGCTCTTTGCCACCGCTATCATCGTCATCATCGCCCTCTGGAACTGGTACCAGCAGGCGCGGCGCACCTGACGGGCAACCGATGGAGGGACATGGGACGGGCATGAAGGGATGGTCTCTCGCTCGGGCCATCGTACGGCGGATTCTACTGGCCGGCGTTTGCTGTCTGGCACTGCTGGCGGTCCTGGGAATGGCCGGCAGTGCCCAGCCCTCGCGCCAACCCGCTGTCCCGGCGCCCGTCTCGCAGACCTGTAGCTGGCTGGCCCGTCCGGCAGAGGGAAGCACCAGTGATATCGCCGAGCTGGCCGGCCAGGCCGGCCTGAACGCCCGTTTTATCCCGGCGCTGAACCTGTGGGAATTGACCTGTGCCGGCGGGACCAGCGGCGAGGATGTACCCGCCCTGCGCCGGCTGGCCGAAAGCGGCGCCTTCGAATGGCTCATCCCCAACCGGCGCGTAGTCATCGCCGCCGAACCGAACGACCCCGGCTATACTGCGCAGTGGAACATGCGCATCATCCAGGCGCCGGCGGCCTGGGACATCACCACCGGCTCCCGCCAAGCGGTCATCGCCATCCTCGACACCGGCATCAGCCTATCTCATCCCGATTTGCAGGCCAATCTGTGGCAAAATGGGGATGAAATCGCCGGCAACGGCATAGACGACGATGGCAACGGCTATGTAGATGACCGTTGGGGATGGAACTTCGTCGCCAACTCCCCCAACCCGGATGACGACCACTGGCACGGCACGCACGTGGCCGGCATCGCCGGCGCGGTGGGCAACAACGCCCTCGGGGTCGCCGGCACCACCTGGCAGGTTCAGCTCATGGCGGTGAAATTCCTGGACCGCAACGGACAGGGCTCGTTCCTGGGCATGCTCCAGGCGATGCGGTACGCGGCGGATAACGGCGCGCGGATCCTGAACCTGAGCGTCTCGGTCGACGGGGATTTGACAGCGGAGGAGCGCCGGCTCCTGGATGAGGCAGTAAATTATGTCAAGGATCGGGGCGCGGTCATGATGGCGGCCAGCGGCAACGCCGGCGCCAGCACGCCGGCCTATCCCGCACGCCATCCCGACATTATGGCGATCGGTGCCAGCACCTCATCGGATGAGCGCTGGTGGCTGTCCAATTACGGGCCGGGGCTGGACCTGCTGGCGCCAGGCGCCGGCATTTACAGCACCTCGCGCACCTCCTCCGGCCCCACCTACAGCACCGCCAGCGGCACTTCCATGGCCGCGCCGCATGTCAGCGGCGCCGCGGCCCTGCTCTGGGCGGTGAACCCCGGGCTCACACCGGCAGAGGTCATGAGCACCTTGCGCTTGAGCGCCGATGATCTGAATTACGCCAGTTACCCCGGCCCCGATGTGTATTGCGGTTGGGGCCGGCTCAACCTGCGGCGCGCTGTCCAGGCGGCTGTGCACGGCGCCATCCTGCAGGCATATGCCGGCGCGGGGTCCGTCCAGGCCCTGGGAGATCCCATCACCATCACCGCTACCCTGGTGGACCTGCTCGGCGCGCCGGCGCCGGAGGGCACCGCTATATCGTTCTCCACAGACCTTGGGACGATCTTGCCGGCAGAGGCACAAACCGCCGGCGGCACGGCATTGGCGCAGTTCATCCCCGGGGAGCTGGCTGGCCCCGCTCATATCACCGTGCAGGCCGGCGCGCTGACCGAACAGATCACGGTCACCGTTCAGCCCGGCCCGCCGGCGGAGCTCCAGCTTGCGCTGGAGCACGAAGTCATTACCGCCGGCACGCCATCGGTGCCCCTGACGGTGACGGTGCAGGACGCCGCCGGCAATCCCGTCCAGGACGGCACGGCGGTGCTGATATCCGCCCAGCGGGGCAGTGTCGCGCCGGCGCTGGCGTATACGTACCGCGGTATGGTGCGCAGTACCTATCAGCCCCCTACCGCCGCCGGCCCCGACCAGATCACCGCCCAGGTCTCCTCCGACATCAGTCAGACCCGGATGGTCAACATCGTACCAGGCCCGCCGGCGCAACTGCGCTGGTCGTTCGAGCTGGCCTTCCTGCGCGCCGGCGAGGCCCATATCCCCTTCGCCGTGCAGGTGCTGGATGCCTTCGACAACCCTGCCCCCGACGGCCTGGAGGTCGCTTTCGCCAGCTCGCAGGGGGAGGTCCAGCCGGCGGTCGTCCTCACGCAGGGAGGAACTGCCGCCGCCGCACTGACCGGGACGCTGTCACGCGGCGAGGTCTGCCTGCAGGCGCAGGTCGACACCCTGGCCGGCGGGCTTTGCCGGCCAGTGATCGAGCGCATGAGGATATTCCCGCTTCTTTTCCGCCGGCACGCGCCGCTCGGGAATTAATGCACCGCCTGCCGGCTCTCCTGGGCAATGCGGTGTCCTGCCAGCAAGGCCCGCTTATTCGGCTCGATGATGTGCCGGCGCTGTTCGGGCACATGCTCTTCCAGCGCCTGGATCACCGATTCCAGCCGCACAAAGGGGTTGATCCCCAGCAGTGCCCCCAGCAGTACCAGGTTTGCCACCCGCACATTGCCGATCTCGTACGCCAGGTCGTTGGCCGGCACCTCCACCACCGTGATGTCCGTGCGCGCCGATTTTTGGCGCACCAGGGAGGAATTGACGATCAGGAATCCTCCCGGTTTGACCAGCGGCTCATATTTCTCGAAGGACGGCGGGTTCAGCACGATACAGCTCGTGGGACGGTAGATGATGGGTGAGCCGATCGGCTCATCGGAGATGATCACGGTGCAGTGGGCGGTGCCGCCGCGCATT is a window of Anaerolineae bacterium DNA encoding:
- the tatC gene encoding twin-arginine translocase subunit TatC, whose protein sequence is MNTGTSALSTFFLALVVLIVVGPKKLPQGLEQLWLAIENFRRQQNNLPPKTLAEARRDWKRSGSPFYALIGGLYQGAEHLEELRRRLMAAAIVMIVTIIGSLFFVEKIFNILKRPAGNIQLIFVRPPEMILTWFKVGLLCGFVLAIPVLVYELMAFIYPAMETPKEKRGFKIFAFFAIPSAFLFFVGGIAFAYFVLLPFALRYLFSFGSQLATPWWTISEYTNFVLTLLFWMGVTFETPLIMLVLAKMGIVDAKQLASKRKYAVVIIAIAAAIITPTPDPFNMALVMGPLLLLFELGILLARLVRNPIRRPAKEPASEPAGQ
- a CDS encoding GTPase, producing MTKPQQPERARVLIMGAAGRDFHNFNVFFRQNPAYEVVAFTATQIPNIEGRRYPPELAGPLYPQGIPIYPEESLVELIREKHIHLVVFAYSDVSHEYVMHRASAALAAGADFLLLGPASTALKARVPVISVCAVRTGSGKSQTTRRVCDILRAAGKRVVVIRHPMPYGDLVRQTCQRFATYEDLDLHECTIEEREEYEPHLRRGIVVYAGVDYEQILRQAEQEADIIIWDGGNNDLPFYQTDLHIVVADPHRPGHELSYHPGEANLRMANVVVLNKIDTADMAAVNLVREHVRQVNPTATLVEAASPIFVERPEEIAGKRVLVVEDGPTLTHGEMSYGAGYIAALKYGAAEIVDPRPYAVGSILETYRKYPKTGKVLPAMGYGRQQIQELEATINAAPVDLVLIGTPIDLRRLITIRHPSDRVYYELQEIGRPTLDEVLAPFLR
- a CDS encoding S8 family serine peptidase, encoding MKGWSLARAIVRRILLAGVCCLALLAVLGMAGSAQPSRQPAVPAPVSQTCSWLARPAEGSTSDIAELAGQAGLNARFIPALNLWELTCAGGTSGEDVPALRRLAESGAFEWLIPNRRVVIAAEPNDPGYTAQWNMRIIQAPAAWDITTGSRQAVIAILDTGISLSHPDLQANLWQNGDEIAGNGIDDDGNGYVDDRWGWNFVANSPNPDDDHWHGTHVAGIAGAVGNNALGVAGTTWQVQLMAVKFLDRNGQGSFLGMLQAMRYAADNGARILNLSVSVDGDLTAEERRLLDEAVNYVKDRGAVMMAASGNAGASTPAYPARHPDIMAIGASTSSDERWWLSNYGPGLDLLAPGAGIYSTSRTSSGPTYSTASGTSMAAPHVSGAAALLWAVNPGLTPAEVMSTLRLSADDLNYASYPGPDVYCGWGRLNLRRAVQAAVHGAILQAYAGAGSVQALGDPITITATLVDLLGAPAPEGTAISFSTDLGTILPAEAQTAGGTALAQFIPGELAGPAHITVQAGALTEQITVTVQPGPPAELQLALEHEVITAGTPSVPLTVTVQDAAGNPVQDGTAVLISAQRGSVAPALAYTYRGMVRSTYQPPTAAGPDQITAQVSSDISQTRMVNIVPGPPAQLRWSFELAFLRAGEAHIPFAVQVLDAFDNPAPDGLEVAFASSQGEVQPAVVLTQGGTAAAALTGTLSRGEVCLQAQVDTLAGGLCRPVIERMRIFPLLFRRHAPLGN
- a CDS encoding 2-oxoacid:acceptor oxidoreductase family protein; amino-acid sequence: MHEEVIISGFGGQGALFAGQLLTYAGLAEGRHVSWIPSYGPEMRGGTAHCTVIISDEPIGSPIIYRPTSCIVLNPPSFEKYEPLVKPGGFLIVNSSLVRQKSARTDITVVEVPANDLAYEIGNVRVANLVLLGALLGINPFVRLESVIQALEEHVPEQRRHIIEPNKRALLAGHRIAQESRQAVH